The Oncorhynchus masou masou isolate Uvic2021 chromosome 25, UVic_Omas_1.1, whole genome shotgun sequence DNA window AAGGTACacgatggcaacaacaactgcccgagttacaccaggaatgcacaatcccatcatcagtgctcagactgtccgcaatacgCTGAGAAagactggactgagggcttgtaggcctgttgtaaggcaggtcctcaccagacatcactggcaacaatgttgcctatgggcacaaacccgaccgtcactggaccagacaggactggaaaaaaagtgctcttcactgatgagtcgcggttttgtctcaccaggggtgatggtcggatttgcgtttattgtcgaaggaatgagcgttacaccgagacctgtactctggagcgggatcgatttggaggtggagggtatgTCATggtcatcagactgagcttgttgtcattgcaggaaatctcaacgctgtgcgttacagggaggacatcctcctccctcatgtggtacccttcctgcaggctcatcctgacatgaccatccagcatgacaatgccaccagccatactgctcattctgtgcgtgatttccagcaagacaggaatgtcagtgttctgccatgaccagcAAAGAGCccgaatctcaatcccattgagcacatctagaacctgttggatcggagggtgagggctagggccattccctccagaaatgtctgggaacttgcaggtgccttggtggaagagtgcggtaacatctcacagcaagaactgtcaaatctggtgcagtccctGAGgtagagatgcactgcagtatttaatgtagctggtggccacaccagatactgttacttttgatttgattttgaccccccctttgttcagggacacattattccatttctgttagtcacgtctgtgaaacttgttcagtttatctcAGTTGTttaatcttatgttcatacaaatatttacatatgttaagtttgccgaaaataaacgcagttgacagtgagaggatgtttctttttttgccgagtttaAAACTCTGGGCCAAAACTCTGTAGAGGAAGAGAGTAAATGTTTTCTGGAGGCCGGATGTGCGCTTACTGACATGTTGTGATTTTTGTCATGTAAATTGTGTAATGTATAGACTACTGCTGCTTTCTTGGCCTGTGTCTCAACGGGTTTTTGTTCTCTCGTgtaattgcatagcctatagcaATGTTGCGCAACACGAGCTCATGGGATCTCATTGTTTGATTAGATTTGCCATTACCTTTGCATTGATGTTAGCGTGATTAGACAGACAATAGtactgagtaccaggcagttagcaagtttggtaggctaataatgaccatcagcagcatcagagcttggagaagcctaattaccgtgactaatgtggaatttgactgccttcatgactcgtgaccgcggTGTGGCAATTAATACAGTCACCGCACAGCCCTACATGCAATTACCtatcttccatgagaaattccatcatttgatGTTTTGCTGATGGTGGGACTTGATCCAgcagaaacctttcggttactatcCCAACGCTctaaaaccactaggctacctgccacccaggtGGGTTGATATAcagaaagaccaagtccatgttatggcaagaacagcgcaaataagcaaagagaaatgacagtccatcattactttaagacataaaggtcagtcaatccggaacatatcaaaaactttgaacatttcctcaagtgcagtcacaaccatgaagcgctatgatgaaactggctctcatgaggaccgccacaggaaaggaagacccagagttactgctgctgcagaggataagttcacctcagattgcacctcagattgcatctcagattgcagcccaaataaatgcttcagagatcaagtaacagacatctcaacatcaactgttcagaggagactgcgtgaataaggcctttatggtcaaattgctgcaaagaaaccactactaaaggacaccaataaggagaagagacttgcttgggccaagaaactgtgtggtcctgtgtggctcagtcggtagagcatggcgcttgcaacgccaagcgtcgtgggttcgattccccgctggggccacccatatgtaaaagtagtggccccagccgacttgtaagtcgctttggacaaaagcgtctgctaaatgggatatattaagaaacaagagcaatggacattagaccggtggaaatctgtcctttggtctgatgagtccaaatgtaagatttttggttccaaccgctgtggcTTTCTGAgaggcagagtaggtgaacggatgatcttcgcatgtgtggttcccaccgtgaagcatggaggatgatgatggtgatggtgtggggatgctttgctggtgacagtgttagtgatttatttagaattcaaggcacacttaaccagtatggctaccacggcattctgcagcgatacaccatcccatctggttggcACTTAATGGGACaatgatttgtttttcaacaggacaatgagccaaaacacacctccaggttgtgttaggactatttgaccaaggagtgatgagtgctgcatcagataacctggcctccacaatcaccagacctcaacccaattgagatgtatTTTTGtcatttaaccttaatttaaccagggaaAGCcaatttgggatgagttggaccgcagagtgaatggaaagcagccatcaagtgctcagcatgtgggaactccttcaagactattggaaaagcattccaggtgaagctggttgagagaatgccaagagtgtgcaaagcggtcatcaaggccatgtcatgtttcatgtggaccccaggaagagtagctgctgcttttgcaaaagaatggggatcttaataaaataccaaggcaaagggtggctactttgaagaatctcaaatataatatatattttgagttgtttaaaactttttggttactacatgagtccatatgtgttattttatagttttgaggtcttcactattattctacaatgtagaaaatagtaaaaataatgcaAAAGAGTGGGTGAGCCAAACTTTTGGTTCTATATACAaatatttattaaaaataaaaaagtttggCCTTATTGCTATTCGCCAATACaaaaacgcattgaataacaaatTCACTACATGGGGAGGACTCTGTTGTTCCAAGAAATAAAGGGAAAGGGGAGTTTGTTCAGAAGTGTttctcctatatctgagagataagaaagatcaggaaacatttgtaaaaaatactTGACAATTATTCAACCTCTTATTTTTGGCACTATACAGTCTCCATATATACACTTCCGTTAATTTTGTCAACTGGTACCGagggaccttcagacgagtcctgagGCCTGTGGTCGTCCTAAAGCAAAacgtgagagtctcacctttgcatagaggggtcataatagtttgtacaGTAGGTCAAACCCTTTAGACACTGCAGAGGACTTTGTGAGAAGACTGATCATGGTTTGaccaacaccgctctagctctgtcacagatgcagtggattgagactcatccaatacaacaacaaaaagatatCTGTAgcttaaattgactgattttctggGAATTATTTTATTATGGGGATTATATTTCCACTGGGGTGCGGATATTGACCTTAGGGTGTTCATTAACTCCGAAACCACACTGCTTTCAACATACTTTATTCCTAATTTATTCAAGCGGTTCCTTTATTTTGTCACCTGTACATAGGACATAAGCAACATGGGAATGATTTATAAATGCAGTCTATGCATTGTAAATGTAGTATAGAGTACAGGCATCATAGGTGGACATGGGAACTACGGTAAGACCATACAAAAAAAAACGAACGTATCACAATCGCTTACAGTTCAGTGGACTGTTTCCTTGGCGGCTCCTCCTGCCCGGCCGGAGGGACATTGAAGGCTACGTATGGACACCAATTAGTGTTCAGACACACCAGTCTCTCCAGCGAGGCCGAGTTGACTATATCAAAGCCTGTCTGGCCTCCAAATGTGCTGGGCTTCCAGTACTCAGGGGAACAGATGGGGTTACCCAGAAGGCCTTTCAGGGAGAACGGAGCCCCCATCTCCACCATGCTCTCACCAAATATGGCGTTGGGGCGTGTCTTCTCCAGCATGATGGCGGGGTAGAACTCCAGCGCATCGATGTCACCATAGAGCTCCTCCAGCTCCCTGGCTATCTCCTCCTCACCTGGAGGACAATATAAAATATCATTATTGTCCCAGAAGGGCAATTCGGTTGCAGCAAACTACACAGATAGGGCACATTTAAAGTAAATTAATACAAATACAATACAGAAGAGAAGAGTAAAAGAGTACATTAGAAACATGATCAAGTTAAAGAGAAGACTGGTTTGAGATGAAAGGACAACAAAGACTGCAGTTGGCTTCTTAAGAGGCTGACCCACGTCAGGATGATGCTGAATGACAGCTGCTTTGAGAGAACGTTGTTATTTCCCATATTTTCAATTTGCATGAGGGGCAAATACACGGtgacagagtgatgctgagactCTGATTTgttactttaaaatgtatgccaagcAAAACTAACCGTTGCAAAGTTAAACAAGCCATACAACGATGCACAAGGAGGACTTAATTTCCACTGAACATTTTATAAGAACACATTTACTTGCAGAACAGTGCAGATTccaagtttggtaacagaatgagtgcACAATTCATCATtctggtttgtttaactttgcaaacCATACAACTCAATGCACAAGAAGAGcacagatgcaaagtttggttaCAGAATGACGCAGTCATTcggttaccaaactttgcatctgcacggttcttcaagtaaatgtgtttttataaAATGTTCAGTGGAAATGGTTAAGTCCTCCTTGTGCATCGAGTTCTATGGCTTGTTCGACTTTGCAACGATTAGTTTTGCTTGGCATACATTTGAAAGTAACAAATCagtctcagcatcactctgtcaCCATGTAATTTCCCATGAGCATATATAGAAATATGTGgtcttacattttttttttttttaaagtgatgTGTAACAGAAGTTAAGCTGCTTTGCATAGACAGTACCTCTTTCCATAGAAGCCTTTTGTGGTGCCGGCATGTCCAATCTCTAAAATATGTGGTCTTACCAGTGAAGTCAGAGAAAGATGTGTAGGGCTTCAGGTTGAACCTCTTCCTGTACTCGTTGAAGGGTTGGAGACGCAGAGTCCTGGACTCTTCAATAACCCCCTCGGCCACATTGGTCACCACTGGGTGGATGTTCCGACCTCCTCCTATCTGAGAAACAGGATTAAAATCAGACAGACCCCATACCCATTGTAGGCAATGGTGTACACTACACTAAGGGCTCGATTCAATCTGCTTCGTGGAAATTCAGCTTTACATTGTGATTGTAATTTAAAAAAGGCAATATTCCCGCTTTATCAGAGACTGCATTCCGGTAATTGCTCCTTATGTCACCAGCTCAATCAGAAATTACCTTTACGTTTCTATGGCGGAATCTGTAACGATTCAGCTTtccggattgaatagagccctacaTCTGAAAGGATCAAACAGGCACCTCACTGTATAAATATAGGATGCATGAGAACTAAATGGAAAAAAGTAATTCAAATAAATTAATGACCCGCCTATGAAGGGCCCGAAATGTGTTACTCCATATACACCTAGGCACCCATTACCATAccacgttcaaaggcacttgaatattttgtcttgcctattcaccctcaatggcacacatacacagataTCATGTTACTCGCTAATACTCCATAGATAGATGCTGCTCTGCTGATAAAGATTGATATCAATAAGCCACAGAGAAAATTATTTACAGCAGACAGATAGCATCTTGTTTAAGCCTTCTGTCATGATCTATCACAGCTTCTAATCAACAGAAAACCGCTCTGTAGTTGATTCTGTAGATACAGAACGCAGAGCACGGACAAGTTTGCAGGGCTGTGGTGAAAGTTACAACATGTGCTATTTTACTGCACACGATTATGGACTTCACACCAAGTAGTGTCAAATTTACAATCAGGCTACTCAATCTTGCCTTATTTGCCCTGTCCAaacctcaccctccctctctcttacacaACGTCTGCCTTGCTCAAAAGAAGAAGTACCAGAACACACAAAGCTcacagggctcggttctaggcactcttctcgctatacaccaagtcactcggctgtgtcatatcctcacatgttctcgcctatcattgctatgcggatgacactgaACTACTTTTCCCCCtactgacacccaggtggcgacacgcATCTCCGTGTGCCTGGCAGATACCTCAGCTTCAATGACAGCTTACCAACTCAAGCTCAACAAGACTGTGCTactcttcctcccgggaaaggCTTGTCCGCTCCAAGACCTCTctatcacggttgacaactccatggtGTCCCCCTACCAGTGTGTAAACTACCTTGGCATGACCCTTGACAACCCCCTGTCATTCGCTGCAAATATCAgagcagtgactcgctcctgcaggttcatgctctacaacatccatagagttctctcatgtcaccccgctcctccacacactccactggctcactacaagaccatggtaatTACCTACAGAGCAGTAAGAGGAACTGACCCTCCCAACATTCAGGCTCTGCTTAATCCCTACACCCCAACCAGAGTTCTCGGTTCTGCCAAGTCTGGTCTCTTGGTcctcccacccctacgggagagcagctcccgctcagcccagtctaagcacttctctgtcctggcaccccaatggtggaaccagcttccttCCCTCTGAAGCTAGGACACCAGAGTCCCttgcccatcttctgaaaacatctgaaaccctacatCTTCAAAGAgaatcttaaataatcccacagcaaccccaccacctcctcacccccccaaaaaagactTGTGTGAACTAACACTCACATTTGACTCTTTTCCCCCTTACTAGCTccgactttgctgatagctactttattgaggaaaaatgtacttactatgactgtgataagtgtttgtcccacctagctattttAAGATTGTCTGCAAAAATGACAAAAAAACTAAGATTTTAAATTCAGGAAGTGATTTCAAATAAATAGCTTCTCCTTGTCAGTTTATTGAGAACTCTTAGAAAATAAGtgccatattagcattgacaCCAACCGACTTATGTATGGCATGACAACATTATCGAGACCAGGGTTTAGCATTACAACACTGCATATGAAATCCCGTagtcaccacacacaccatacctgTCCAGCACACTGGCGGGAGAAAGCGTCCACCAGTTTCTCCACCCCGTAGTGTGTGACGATGGAGGTGTTGAAGATGAACTGGGAGTAGGGCACCACGTCTCCGTCTATGTGGAAGCTGTCTGGCATCAGGGGGTGCCAGTGGTACAGCTGTTTGAACTCCACAGCGATGCGGTTCCTGTACTGGAACGTGGACTTGAAGAGCAGGACTGGGTCAAACTTCAGATCCAACAGGTAGCCACTCAGGTGCTGCACGTACTCCTCGATCACTATCCGGATGGTCTCACCTGGAATATGAACTAAATATGCATCTACACCCAAGAAAATACATTTTGGGGAGAATCTACTGCAGAAGTGTGTTGATTCTTATTCCCCCCAACTACTCACACAACCAAGCAGGGACAGCTCTAatcttttgggggccctaagcgagaTTTGGTTGGGGATCTCCTGAAGGTCAGGGGCCCTGGACACTTGTCCTGCGTGAACGGTCGGTATTCGGCCATGAtaactacaagtttagatagctgggaATAATAACATAACAATGtaaaaattgttagctgacatggctaattgagtgactgtcaatgactgacaaaacaagagaaaAATTGCTGATGCACAAGCAAATTTAAAACTTGCACCTACTATTCTAACtcgcaacagtaagttgagaccctgcTATGGGGCCCTAAGCAACCCAGCACATGAAAACATTTCCTAGAAATGTATATTCTGCCTAAAGCACTTGAGTGTCTTAAATGGGCAATCTCTGGTGGTATGAAAGGCTAGAGAGAGATCCCTGTCCAGTCAAGTATGTACTTACCTATCACGATGAGCCTGGCGGTCTGGAAGAGCTGCTCATCCCCCCAGGTGGGGTGCTCTGCCTTCAGGATGTCACAGACGCGGTTGTGTTCTCTCAGCCATAGGGTGGCGTACATGGTGAGGCCTGGCAACAGCCCAAACACCTCCTGCCCGATGGCCATACGCTGCCCCACGGGAGTCCCTTGAGGGTATCTCATATTCACCGCCGCCTCAGCCACCGTAGGAGGGTACACCTCACCTTTAACCACCTGGAAGAGAAGATAGTATTAGCCCTTAAGAGCTTTACTGATCCATTAGCACAATGTAGTACCTTGTGAGCATAATGGAATAATGGAAAAACGTATGTGGGGTCCCCTTTGGGTTTTTGTGGAAAAGTGATGTCAAAAGGTCTTGAGCAGTGGAAAAAAGGGTCATGACCCCAACATTTTGGAAACACTACTGTAAATAATGATTATCTGAACTCCACCCATAcaggtgccttcagaaagaattcagaacatgagactttttccatattttgttacgttacagcctaaaatggatgaaataaattaaaaatcctcaatcttcacacaataccccataatgacaaagcgaaaataggTTTAGAaaggtttgcaaatgtattaaaaatatcttatttacataagtattcagaccctttgcgatgagactcgaaattgagctcaagtgcatcctgtttccagtgatcatccttgagatgtttctgtaacttggagtccacctgtggtaaattctactgattggacatgatttggaaagacacacacctttctatataagctcccacaattgacagtgcatgtaggagcaaaaaccaagccatgaggtcgtaggaattgtctgtagagttccgagacaggattgcgcCGAGgtagagatctggggaagggtaccaaaacatgtctgcagcattgaaggacaccaagaacacaggggcctgctctattcttaaatggaagaagtttggaacaaaccaagactcttcctagagctggccgcccagacaaactgagcaatcaggggagaagagtcttggtcagggaggtgaccaagaacctgatggtcactgacagagctcctctatagtagagttgccagcggaagccactcctcagaaaaaggcacatgacagcctgcttgagagtttgccaaaaggcacctgaagactatcagaccatgagaaacaagtttctcttgtctgatgaaaccaagattgaactctttggcctgactgccaagcgtcacatctagaggaaacctggcaccaaacCTTCACCACCAGtgaagagtggtggtggtggcagcatcatgctttagggatgtttttcagcagcagggactgggagactagtcaggattgaagcaaagatgaatggagcaatgtacagagagatcattgatgaaaacctgctccagagcactcaggacagcagactggggcaaaggttcaccttccaacaggacaacgcaggagtggcttcgggacaagtctctgaatgtttttgagtggcccagccagagctcggattTGAGCCCGATCAAACATCACTGGAACGACCTGAAAATAGATTTGCagcaacgcttcccatccaacctgacagagcttgagaggatctgcagagaagaatgggagaaactccccaaatacaggtgtgccaagcttgtagcatcatacccaagaagactcaaggctgtaattactgccaaagatgcttcaacaaattacttagttattaagggtctgaatacttatttagaTGTGATATTTCCAAttttattataaaaaaataaaaatttaaaaaagcaaACAATAGCAAATATAgcacatttctaaaaaaaaaattaaaaaaaaaaaacgttgatttgtcattatggggtattgtgtgtagagtgatgaggaaaaaactatttaaatcaattttagaataaggctgtaaactggaaaaagtcaagggtgtctgaatactttaagGCACTGTAAATAACCAACAGTTGCTCAGTCATCTCATCCTGAGTTTCACATGCATACCACTGC harbors:
- the LOC135514273 gene encoding prostaglandin G/H synthase 1-like; the protein is MSAAYIICALLYWEDAPAEGAYAVNLTMRECVVCVWACILLQRLPICRGDEVEDASTVVNPCCYYPCQNWGVCVRFGIDRYDCDCTRTGFYGQNCTIPEFWTRVHQQLKPSPDMVHYTLTHFHWLWNLINRTFMRDWLMRVVLTVRSNLIPSPPTFNSKYGYLSWESYSNVSYYTRILPPVPEDCPTPMGTKGKSVLPDPKLVVEKFLLRRQFRRDPRGTNLMFAFFAQHFTHQFFKTRNSMGLGFTRALGHGVDAGNVYGDNLVRQLNLRLLKDGKMKYQVVKGEVYPPTVAEAAVNMRYPQGTPVGQRMAIGQEVFGLLPGLTMYATLWLREHNRVCDILKAEHPTWGDEQLFQTARLIVIGETIRIVIEEYVQHLSGYLLDLKFDPVLLFKSTFQYRNRIAVEFKQLYHWHPLMPDSFHIDGDVVPYSQFIFNTSIVTHYGVEKLVDAFSRQCAGQIGGGRNIHPVVTNVAEGVIEESRTLRLQPFNEYRKRFNLKPYTSFSDFTGEEEIARELEELYGDIDALEFYPAIMLEKTRPNAIFGESMVEMGAPFSLKGLLGNPICSPEYWKPSTFGGQTGFDIVNSASLERLVCLNTNWCPYVAFNVPPAGQEEPPRKQSTEL